One genomic region from Terriglobus aquaticus encodes:
- a CDS encoding SGNH/GDSL hydrolase family protein produces the protein MCSALFATALLSFGGLASGQAAAASGGTGTRPEQGQIASAVPQAVDPLLVKPVSELTPEQIEGMQKKLADWPNLHQFREDNDRLPPAEPGRVVFFGDSITIAWKERDGNSFFPGKPYINRGISGQTTPQMVVRFQQDVVALKPAAVVILAGINDLAGNTGPMTLPMTEDNFRSMVAIAQANGIRVILSSVLPANHMAWRNNLNPAQQVRDLNAWLQKYAAAHGCTWLDYYSALVDGEGGMKPGLSKDGVHPTPAGYAIMAPLAEAAIERTLRTSPAR, from the coding sequence ATGTGTTCTGCCCTGTTTGCCACTGCCTTGCTCAGCTTCGGAGGCCTCGCATCTGGGCAGGCGGCAGCCGCGTCCGGGGGCACGGGAACCAGACCGGAGCAGGGGCAGATCGCGTCGGCAGTGCCGCAGGCGGTCGATCCCCTGCTGGTGAAGCCGGTGAGCGAACTGACGCCCGAGCAGATCGAGGGCATGCAGAAGAAGCTGGCGGACTGGCCAAACCTGCACCAGTTCCGCGAAGACAATGACCGTCTGCCGCCTGCTGAGCCGGGCCGCGTTGTGTTCTTTGGGGACAGCATCACGATCGCCTGGAAAGAGCGCGACGGCAACAGCTTTTTCCCCGGTAAGCCGTACATCAACCGCGGCATCAGCGGGCAGACCACGCCGCAGATGGTGGTCCGGTTCCAGCAGGACGTAGTGGCCCTGAAGCCTGCGGCCGTGGTGATCCTGGCCGGCATCAACGACCTGGCCGGCAACACGGGGCCGATGACGTTGCCCATGACGGAGGACAACTTCCGGTCGATGGTCGCGATTGCGCAAGCGAATGGGATTCGCGTGATTCTGTCGAGCGTGCTGCCGGCGAATCACATGGCCTGGCGCAACAACCTGAACCCGGCGCAGCAGGTGCGCGACCTGAACGCATGGCTGCAGAAGTACGCCGCCGCGCACGGCTGCACCTGGCTGGACTACTACAGCGCGCTGGTGGACGGTGAGGGCGGAATGAAGCCGGGCCTGTCGAAGGACGGCGTGCATCCGACCCCCGCGGGTTACGCGATCATGGCTCCGTTGGCGGAGGCTGCGATCGAACGCACGCTTCGGACTTCTCCGGCACGGTAG
- a CDS encoding amidohydrolase, which yields MLRSFAALVALVATAPLSAQLPTPELKKQVEAMRPALDATYLQLHRAPELSRQEVKTSAFVADELKKLGYTVTAHIGRYEDGSPALGLVGVLKNGAGPTILIRTDMDALPVTESTGLPYASKVHATNPQGQDVGVMHACGHDTHMSVFLGVAKILAGNRGAWHGTVEMLAQPAEEVIAGAKAMMADRLYDRVPRPAVVLDMHDTNNYATGTIATAPGPLLASSTSVYVTFHGIGAHGSTPANGKDPIVMGAEFVVLAQAIVSRQIPAQNPAVLTVGTFHAGTKNNIIPDDATLGLTLRAYDEPTRKTLVDGVTRTANAVAAAYNVAADKMPTITIPEQTVPTVNDASLAAKLRETAVATLGADKVETATPIMGSEDVPFLTDNGSIPLGMFWLGVADPAALAESHRTGKPLPNIHSPLFAPVYEPALTTGVETMSAFAMRLLQ from the coding sequence ATGCTTCGTTCCTTTGCTGCCTTAGTGGCCCTGGTTGCCACTGCACCGCTGTCTGCACAACTGCCCACGCCAGAACTGAAGAAGCAGGTGGAGGCGATGCGTCCCGCGCTGGATGCGACATACCTGCAATTGCATCGTGCGCCTGAGTTGTCACGGCAAGAGGTGAAGACCTCCGCGTTTGTCGCGGACGAGTTGAAGAAGCTGGGCTACACCGTGACCGCTCACATTGGCCGTTACGAGGATGGCAGCCCCGCTCTGGGCCTGGTCGGCGTGCTGAAGAACGGAGCTGGGCCGACCATCCTGATTCGCACCGACATGGACGCGCTGCCGGTGACGGAGAGCACAGGACTGCCCTATGCGAGCAAGGTGCACGCCACCAACCCGCAGGGGCAGGACGTGGGCGTGATGCATGCCTGTGGACACGACACGCACATGTCGGTGTTTCTGGGCGTGGCAAAGATCCTGGCGGGCAATCGCGGCGCGTGGCACGGGACGGTGGAGATGCTGGCGCAGCCTGCGGAAGAGGTGATCGCTGGCGCCAAGGCGATGATGGCGGACCGCCTGTACGACCGCGTTCCGCGGCCGGCAGTCGTGCTGGACATGCACGACACGAACAACTATGCGACAGGGACCATAGCTACGGCTCCTGGGCCATTGCTGGCGTCGTCGACGAGCGTGTACGTGACGTTTCACGGCATTGGCGCGCATGGTTCCACGCCGGCCAACGGCAAGGATCCGATTGTGATGGGAGCGGAATTTGTGGTGCTGGCGCAGGCGATCGTGTCACGGCAGATTCCAGCGCAGAACCCGGCGGTGCTGACGGTAGGCACCTTTCATGCGGGCACGAAGAACAACATTATTCCCGACGATGCGACGCTCGGCTTGACGCTGCGTGCGTATGACGAGCCCACGCGCAAAACTCTGGTGGACGGCGTGACGCGTACCGCAAACGCCGTGGCTGCGGCGTACAACGTTGCTGCAGACAAGATGCCGACGATCACGATCCCGGAGCAAACGGTGCCGACCGTGAATGACGCCTCGCTGGCGGCGAAGCTGCGTGAGACCGCAGTCGCAACGCTGGGCGCGGACAAGGTGGAAACCGCCACACCGATCATGGGCAGCGAGGATGTCCCGTTTCTGACGGACAACGGGTCGATACCGCTAGGCATGTTCTGGCTGGGAGTCGCGGATCCAGCGGCGCTGGCCGAGTCACACCGGACCGGCAAACCTCTGCCCAACATCCACTCGCCGCTGTTTGCGCCTGTATACGAACCGGCGCTGACCACCGGCGTTGAAACCATGTCGGCCTTTGCCATGCGCCTGCTGCAGTAG
- a CDS encoding sugar phosphate isomerase/epimerase family protein — MLRAISTHVFLPQRLHAGLLDALVAGGAQSIELFAARHHFDYTDRAEIKELASWFRSNDCRATLHQPIFEPGLGQWSRHQPATLNLIDPDKGRRITAMDEVKRALETAEQIDIDSVVLHLGGRDDKWNERSLDLSITAIEHIKAFAHPLGVKTLLETLHNDVTTPEHLLEILRSGHFDTVGVCLDVGHMNLPGMPRLDEAFGVLAGRIAELHLHDNRGQRDEHCWPGDGTVDWGVVREGIAGARPEAKAVLEIGYEPELLVKTVSENAAKAFRLIEA; from the coding sequence ATGCTCCGCGCCATCAGTACCCATGTTTTTCTGCCGCAGCGGCTCCATGCCGGTCTGCTGGATGCCTTGGTCGCCGGTGGTGCCCAGTCGATCGAGCTGTTCGCGGCACGGCACCACTTTGACTACACGGATCGCGCCGAGATCAAAGAGCTGGCAAGCTGGTTCCGCTCCAACGACTGCCGCGCGACGCTGCACCAGCCGATCTTCGAACCCGGACTGGGGCAATGGAGCCGTCACCAGCCTGCCACGCTGAACCTGATCGACCCCGACAAAGGCCGGCGCATCACCGCCATGGACGAGGTGAAGCGGGCGCTCGAGACGGCGGAACAGATCGACATAGATTCCGTGGTGCTGCACCTGGGTGGGCGCGACGACAAGTGGAACGAGCGATCGCTCGACCTGTCGATCACCGCGATCGAGCACATCAAGGCGTTTGCCCATCCGCTGGGCGTGAAGACGCTGCTGGAAACGCTGCATAACGACGTGACCACGCCAGAGCATCTCCTGGAGATTCTTCGTTCCGGTCACTTCGACACGGTCGGCGTCTGCCTGGACGTGGGCCACATGAACCTGCCGGGTATGCCGAGGCTGGATGAGGCGTTTGGCGTGCTGGCGGGCCGCATCGCCGAGTTGCACCTGCACGACAACAGAGGGCAGCGCGATGAGCACTGCTGGCCAGGCGACGGAACCGTCGACTGGGGTGTCGTCCGGGAAGGCATTGCCGGTGCGCGGCCAGAGGCGAAGGCGGTCCTGGAAATTGGCTACGAGCCGGAGCTGCTAGTGAAGACTGTCAGCGAGAACGCGGCGAAGGCTTTCCGACTGATCGAAG
- a CDS encoding TlpA family protein disulfide reductase, giving the protein MRFPALLLLSASVALAAAAPEKPAFESDPAFQKQKAQAQALERQRGNVLFAADAWRKANKIAGNQCMECYEHAIRAYADLGDTKDAVKEAAAMEAAAVTPADKSDAEMQQGRALLFGAGDEKFKPAMLEQAHAALSKAYSTDPTNRPAAFLDGMALARLDRNAEASTAFRAFAEHAPESSAMRLRAKHFAENPELARHKSAPPVVVTTLAGKKFNLDDMHGRVVLVDFWATWCGPCNQELPHMQKLAKKYENDPFEVISISWDSDETKWKDFIAAHNMTWNQYRDTAHTLSTAFHVDAIPHYFTIDSDGVLTAETVGSGSMADSRIDKLVQRAREAQRERGTAMAVAQPAATQ; this is encoded by the coding sequence ATGCGATTCCCTGCCCTTCTGCTTCTGTCTGCCTCTGTTGCCCTCGCCGCCGCTGCCCCAGAAAAACCGGCTTTTGAAAGCGATCCCGCCTTTCAGAAACAAAAAGCACAAGCCCAGGCGCTGGAACGCCAGCGTGGAAATGTGCTGTTTGCGGCAGACGCCTGGCGCAAGGCGAACAAAATTGCAGGCAATCAGTGCATGGAATGTTACGAGCACGCGATCCGAGCCTATGCCGACCTGGGCGACACGAAGGACGCGGTGAAAGAGGCAGCGGCGATGGAGGCGGCGGCAGTCACGCCGGCCGACAAGTCCGACGCAGAGATGCAGCAGGGGCGAGCCCTGCTCTTTGGCGCGGGCGACGAGAAGTTCAAGCCCGCCATGCTGGAGCAGGCGCACGCCGCGCTGAGCAAGGCCTACTCTACCGATCCGACCAATCGCCCGGCCGCGTTTCTGGACGGCATGGCGCTGGCCAGGCTGGACCGCAACGCCGAAGCAAGTACCGCATTCCGCGCTTTTGCGGAGCATGCGCCGGAGAGTTCCGCGATGCGGCTACGCGCGAAACACTTTGCCGAGAACCCGGAGCTGGCGCGTCACAAATCTGCACCGCCCGTCGTGGTGACGACGTTGGCAGGCAAGAAGTTCAACCTGGATGACATGCACGGCCGCGTGGTGCTGGTGGACTTCTGGGCAACGTGGTGTGGGCCTTGCAACCAGGAACTGCCGCACATGCAGAAGCTGGCCAAGAAGTATGAGAACGATCCGTTCGAAGTCATCAGCATCTCGTGGGACAGTGACGAGACGAAGTGGAAGGACTTCATCGCGGCGCATAACATGACGTGGAATCAGTATCGCGACACTGCGCACACGCTCTCGACTGCGTTTCACGTGGACGCCATTCCGCACTACTTCACGATCGACTCGGATGGCGTGCTGACGGCGGAAACGGTGGGCTCGGGATCGATGGCGGATAGTCGCATCGACAAGCTGGTGCAGCGGGCGCGTGAGGCGCAGCGGGAGCGCGGAACCGCGATGGCCGTGGCGCAACCGGCGGCCACACAGTAG